The window ATTGAATTTTTGTCTTAGTGCTTCCTCCACCCGAGGAGGGACGAGCCCTGAAATTTTTCCACCATATTTAGCAGCTTCTTTCACCATGCTGGAACTTAGAAAGGAGTATTGATTATTCGTCATGATGAAGAATGTTTCAATGCTTTCGTCCAGATAGCGGTTCATCGATGTGATCTGCATTTCATATTCAAAGTCGGAAACGGCGCGCAACCCTCGGACAATCGCAGCCGCCCCTACACTTTCCGCATAGTCGATCAACAACCCCGTCGATGAGTCGACTGTCACATTCGGAATGGAAGCGGTCACTTCTTCTATCAAGGAAACCCGCTCTTCCACCGTAAATAACGGATTTTTCGATGAATTGATCATGACTACCACTTTGACCTGACTGAATACTTTGGCTGCCCGTTTGATAATATCCAAGTGTCCGTTCGTCAGCGGATCGAAACTCCCCGGCACAACTCCAATTTTTGACACATTTACCCCTCATTCCCGAATATCGTTATGGCTGTATTTCCATAGACGACATTTTTAATTTGTTTAAATGAACCATAGGACATCGGCAGTTCCATCTTTTTCTCGTG is drawn from Sporosarcina sp. FSL W7-1349 and contains these coding sequences:
- the coaD gene encoding pantetheine-phosphate adenylyltransferase yields the protein MSKIGVVPGSFDPLTNGHLDIIKRAAKVFSQVKVVVMINSSKNPLFTVEERVSLIEEVTASIPNVTVDSSTGLLIDYAESVGAAAIVRGLRAVSDFEYEMQITSMNRYLDESIETFFIMTNNQYSFLSSSMVKEAAKYGGKISGLVPPRVEEALRQKFNA